From one Bacteroides eggerthii genomic stretch:
- the lpxB gene encoding lipid-A-disaccharide synthase — MKYYLIVGEASGDLHASHLMSALQAEDPQAEFRFFGGDLMAAVGGTLVKHYKELAYMGFIPVLLHLRTIFANMKRCKEDIVAWQPDVLILVDYPGFNLNIAKFIHARTQIPVFYYISPKIWAWKEYRIKNIKRDIDELFSILPFEVEFFEGKHRYPIHYVGNPTMDEVTAFQAACSETPDEFRLANGLSSKPIIALLAGSRKQEIKDNLPDMIRAAASFPDYQLVLAGAPGISPEYYKEYVGNSDVKIIFNRTYPLLRHAEAALVTSGTATLETALFRVPQAVCYHTPIGKVIAFLKRHVLKVKYISLVNLIADREVVKELVADTMTVEQVRAELRRILYDGEYRRQMLSGYDYMASRLGEAGAPGRAAKEMVALLEKSFKK; from the coding sequence ATGAAGTATTATTTGATTGTCGGCGAGGCTTCCGGTGATTTGCATGCGTCCCACCTGATGAGCGCTTTGCAGGCGGAGGATCCGCAGGCGGAGTTCCGCTTTTTCGGAGGCGACTTAATGGCGGCGGTAGGCGGAACCTTGGTGAAGCATTATAAGGAATTGGCATATATGGGCTTCATTCCCGTCTTGCTGCACCTGCGCACTATTTTCGCCAATATGAAACGCTGTAAGGAGGATATTGTGGCCTGGCAACCGGATGTACTTATATTGGTGGACTATCCGGGCTTCAACCTGAATATAGCCAAGTTTATTCATGCTCGCACGCAAATTCCGGTATTTTATTATATCTCTCCCAAAATATGGGCATGGAAGGAGTATCGCATCAAGAACATCAAACGGGATATAGACGAGTTGTTCTCTATTCTTCCGTTTGAGGTGGAATTCTTTGAGGGCAAGCACCGGTATCCCATACATTATGTAGGTAATCCGACAATGGATGAGGTTACAGCCTTTCAGGCTGCTTGTTCGGAAACGCCGGATGAGTTCAGGCTGGCCAACGGCCTTTCTTCAAAACCTATTATCGCTTTGCTGGCGGGTAGCCGTAAACAGGAAATCAAAGATAATCTGCCGGATATGATCCGGGCGGCAGCTTCGTTCCCCGATTATCAGTTGGTGCTGGCGGGGGCTCCGGGCATTTCTCCGGAATATTACAAAGAATATGTCGGCAACTCGGATGTGAAGATAATCTTTAACCGCACTTATCCTTTACTCCGGCATGCGGAGGCTGCATTGGTCACCTCAGGTACTGCGACGCTGGAAACCGCTTTGTTCCGGGTGCCACAGGCAGTGTGCTATCATACGCCGATAGGGAAGGTGATTGCCTTTCTGAAGCGGCATGTCTTGAAAGTGAAGTATATCTCCCTGGTGAATCTCATTGCCGACCGGGAAGTTGTGAAAGAACTGGTTGCCGACACCATGACGGTGGAGCAGGTACGCGCGGAACTCCGGCGCATCCTTTATGATGGGGAATACCGCCGGCAGATGCTCTCCGGTTACGACTACATGGCGTCCCGCTTGGGCGAAGCGGGAGCACCCGGACGGGCTGCCAAAGAAATGGTGGCTTTGCTTGAGAAAAGTTTTAAAAAGTAG
- a CDS encoding NigD-like protein: MRKLHWLFMVVCLAVMPALQSCDDNDGYSIGDFTPPLWATVRVTGNAFYLDCDVWGTLWPVNTDLGWYEPVDGKRVITIFNPLSDGFDGYDHAVKLLRLYDVLTKEVETLTPETEEEFGNDPVAIFKGDIGISGGYLNIVFQQNLPSEKKHRISLVRSQDDAEVYGEDGYIHLELRYNNYDDLTGLRSPGAVSYNLNSLNITSETQGIKLKINSEVNDEVELVFDFKNSEDNTKNIQELDLSKMQLK, encoded by the coding sequence ATGAGAAAACTACATTGGTTATTTATGGTAGTCTGCCTGGCTGTAATGCCGGCGCTGCAATCCTGTGATGACAACGACGGGTATTCAATCGGTGACTTCACCCCGCCGTTGTGGGCTACGGTGCGTGTCACCGGAAATGCTTTCTATCTGGACTGTGATGTGTGGGGAACGCTTTGGCCTGTAAATACGGATTTAGGATGGTACGAGCCTGTCGACGGAAAGCGTGTAATTACTATATTCAATCCTTTATCCGACGGGTTTGACGGATACGACCACGCTGTGAAGCTTTTGCGCCTATATGACGTATTGACTAAAGAGGTTGAAACCTTAACTCCTGAGACTGAGGAAGAATTCGGTAATGACCCTGTTGCGATATTCAAGGGAGATATCGGGATCAGTGGTGGGTATCTGAATATTGTATTCCAGCAGAACCTGCCTTCCGAAAAGAAACATCGTATCAGTCTGGTACGCTCGCAAGACGATGCGGAAGTGTACGGGGAGGATGGCTACATACATTTGGAACTCCGTTATAATAACTATGATGACCTGACCGGATTGCGCAGTCCAGGGGCGGTATCCTATAATCTGAATAGCCTGAATATTACCTCTGAAACGCAAGGTATCAAACTGAAGATTAATTCGGAAGTAAATGATGAAGTGGAGTTGGTATTTGACTTTAAGAACAGTGAGGATAATACAAAAAATATACAGGAACTTGATTTGTCGAAGATGCAGTTGAAATAG